The Bacteroidota bacterium region CTGTTTAGCAGGAGATTGCCTGAATTTGCCTTTGTAAGGACAGATATAGGGTCAAATTCATTTTTCAAAGAATGATTCAATAAATTTCAATCTTCTCAAATTTTAAAAGTTGTGTAGTCTGACTTTCTCAGCAAGCCCTATATTAATATTGTTTATTATATAGAATCTTATTAAATAATATTCTAAACAAAGAATAAGCGTGAATTACAACTCTTTGTTATTCTGTTTTTTAAAGGAACTTTTTTTAACATACTTCCTATATATACCCATGCAATTAAAAAGGTAAAGAACTTTTTATAAGAAATTACTTTTTCTTATCTGACAGGGCAAAAACAATACTTTCAGAACTATTTTTATAATCATTAGTATACGAAGACAGTATATTCAGGAGATCAAGTGCCTGATCAATGTGTGTTGTTCGAAGATATATTAAAGCAGTATACCATTTAATTTCATCTTTATAAACTTCAGTTCCTGAATTTGACATCTTATTAAGATGAGAAAGAGCTTGTTCAAATTCAAGGTTATTCATTAAACAAATTGCTGAATAAAACAGCAAGTCATTATTATCAGGATTTTTTATTAGTAAATCAGTTAGGATGACTAAACAATTCTTATAATCGTCAAGCTGATAGTAATACATGGCTAGTTCAAGACTATCGGTAGGAACGCCCCTGCTTTGAGGAACCAAATTATTGGGATAGCTTTCGAAATATTCATCAAACAGATTCATGGCAAGTAATAAATCCTCATTATTATCATTTGGATTAATATGACTATTATCACTAGATTTTAAACTGTCAATAATATCCTTTTGAATTTCGTCAATCAACACATCAGGTGAATTAGTTAATAAATCACTATCAGATTCCTGATATTTAGTTAGGTATATTATTGCCGCACCAATTAAAAGAACTGCAATTGTAGCCGCTACTCTATATACATAATATATAGTTGACCTAATTACTGGGTCAATAATGCTTTTATCCAGCTCTTTTAGGCCATCTCTCAGCTTTTCTTCTGAAGCGGCTTTGATTCCAACAATAATATCATGATATTGTTCGAATTCAATCCTGAAATTATCATCAGATTCAAGTCTTTTTTGAAATTCTTCCTTTTCAGCTTTTGACAATCTGTTATTTTCAAAATTGTCGAAAAGCTCGTATATGTCTGATAATTTATTCATTAGGTATTGCAAATATCACAATTTCTTCTAAATCCACTATTTATACCTCTACTTCTTATAAAGTAAAGGTAGATTTATCATACTTTTCTGTAATCGAGTTTTTAAGTTTTTGAAAACATTGATGCTTTGTAGATTTTGCAGAGTCAACACTACCATAATTCAGTTGCTCAGCAATCATTTCCATTCTCATTTTCTCAAAATAAAAGAGATGCAATATTTTAAAACACTTATCGCCAAGTTTTTGCATTTCCTTTTTTATTATACTTTGGACTTCAGTCAAATTCATTTTTGAAAATAAATCAGCCTCCTTATCGTAGCAGGTTCGTTCAATATAATCGGGCATTGGCACTTCAGATTTGCGTTTCCGCAGCTCTTTTCCAATTAGGTTATTACCAATTTGAAATAAATATGTTTTTGGTTTGCACGTTAATACAGTTAATTTCTCGTCCACTATATTGTTGCGAAATGCAAGCACTGCATCCTGATAGACTTCTTTAAGAATTTCAATATCGAGCTTGTATCTTTTATAGGCGTAGGATATAAAATGATTCCGGAATTTTTTATAAAACTCCTGAAGCACTTTTTCATCACCTGATTTTATTTTCTGGATTAATTCGTCTCCCTGCATAATAAGGATGTTACAGAACAAAATTAAACAAATAAGATTATTACATTAGAAAAAACATAGAAAAAAAGATTGCATATCTCCTAAATTGCAAACGTCTTTAATGTAAAACATCTGAATTAAAGATTTATCAGACAGTCCTACATTTCTTATTATTGAGTAAATAGCAAATACTTGAATTGGTTTTGACTCGTTTGCGTATGCTTCCAAAACGCTTGATTGCAGATGCAAACATATTATCAATTAGTCAGCCTCGTTCAAAGGTTTGCCTATTATAATTTGAAACTCAAAAGAATTTATCATTTGTCATTACAACTGGTACACTGTTCTATTGTGTAGTAATTTGGCATTAAACAGTTAAATTAGTTATTCAAAAAAAACATATCAAAATGAAAACAATATCACTTTTTTGCATTAATAATACTTCTAACAGCTTCATATTAGACTAGTTACGAACAAGATAAGGCAATATTGAAAATTCAGAAAGGTCAACAGGCAAGTGTTATCCTTGCAGATTATAGTCCTGATGGGAAGAAACTTGCTACTTTAGGTGGTTATGGAGATGGCCTGCTTATTCTTTGGGATATTGAAACAACTCGTGAACTATTAAATAAAAAGATAAGTGAACAAAATTTTAATTCGGCTTGTCAGGCTGGGATTTTTTTTAGAATTTCTATTAGGAATAATAAAAAATAAATGAAAAAATATAAATTCATCTTCCTCCTTCTGATAATAGTGCAAACTGCTTATTCCCAAAACTGGGAAGAGTTGAACAATAATGTAATTAAATACTATAGTCTGGGTGATTATTCCAATGCAATAATTTATGCTGAAAAAGCTGTAACCCGGGCCAAAGTAGAATTTGGAGTTTCTCATAATAATTATGGAACTTCCCTCTACAATCTGGCTACATTGTATAAAAGAATGGGCCAATATGAAAAAGCATTGCCTTTATACCTTGAGACTTTAA contains the following coding sequences:
- a CDS encoding sigma-70 family RNA polymerase sigma factor, with product MQGDELIQKIKSGDEKVLQEFYKKFRNHFISYAYKRYKLDIEILKEVYQDAVLAFRNNIVDEKLTVLTCKPKTYLFQIGNNLIGKELRKRKSEVPMPDYIERTCYDKEADLFSKMNLTEVQSIIKKEMQKLGDKCFKILHLFYFEKMRMEMIAEQLNYGSVDSAKSTKHQCFQKLKNSITEKYDKSTFTL